The following coding sequences are from one Streptomyces sp. NBC_01294 window:
- a CDS encoding glycosyltransferase family 2 protein has product MTTSTQHVAAPGTRRAGRLMKRQAAWKPSLLPFFVTGIAAYIVSSWLYYDENTLMGWAVTILWTLPVASSVVGIVGAVLTRRRIKRQRDWAPPEPVTQDRLIVLVPTIGRHDTYPALERSVLSYCEFMPSWFGDLRIEVLTEEGCEAAERIDALAATHPLIRVVTVPKAYKTPNGTRFKARANHYSHELRIAEGEALDDVWVLHMDDDTGVGPDTAQQVARFINAQRRAGDDAKHLAQGMLTYPRENAVNRLTWLADAIRPADDIARFAVLTGGGTPLVGLHGELLLIRSSIEATIGWDFGPDSICEDAHLALVFSSRYKGRSDWFSGRSYGASPSNMRDFLKQRERWSWGLVGLAFNKTLPRHSRALLMYSVTTWVIGPFQHVAVVLAAGALMGDINTSPVSPWILPLWAITMGYAVWMYWEGLKINASVSANGRRLWWEPPAVLLLMPFFAIWEACGSFKGLLRYLRGTENQFVVIAKPA; this is encoded by the coding sequence ATGACCACCTCCACACAGCACGTCGCGGCGCCCGGAACCCGACGCGCCGGCAGGCTGATGAAGCGTCAGGCCGCGTGGAAGCCCAGTCTGCTCCCGTTCTTCGTCACGGGCATAGCCGCCTACATCGTCTCGTCCTGGCTCTACTACGACGAGAACACCCTCATGGGATGGGCCGTCACCATCCTCTGGACCCTCCCCGTCGCCAGCTCCGTCGTCGGCATCGTCGGCGCCGTGCTGACGCGCCGCCGCATCAAGCGCCAGCGCGACTGGGCACCCCCGGAGCCGGTGACCCAGGACCGCCTGATCGTGCTCGTGCCCACCATCGGACGCCACGACACCTACCCCGCCCTCGAACGCTCGGTCCTGTCGTACTGCGAGTTCATGCCCTCCTGGTTCGGCGACCTGCGCATCGAAGTGCTGACGGAGGAGGGCTGCGAGGCCGCCGAGCGCATCGACGCGCTCGCCGCCACGCACCCCCTGATCCGCGTGGTCACCGTCCCGAAGGCGTACAAGACGCCGAACGGCACGCGGTTCAAGGCCCGCGCCAACCACTACTCGCACGAACTGCGCATCGCCGAGGGCGAGGCCCTGGACGACGTCTGGGTGCTGCACATGGACGACGACACCGGCGTGGGCCCCGACACCGCCCAGCAGGTGGCCCGGTTCATCAACGCCCAGCGCCGGGCCGGCGACGACGCCAAGCACCTGGCCCAGGGGATGCTCACCTATCCCCGCGAGAACGCCGTCAACCGCCTCACCTGGCTCGCCGACGCCATCCGCCCCGCCGACGACATCGCGCGCTTCGCCGTCCTCACCGGCGGCGGCACCCCGCTCGTCGGCCTCCACGGCGAACTGCTGCTGATCCGCTCCTCCATCGAGGCGACCATCGGCTGGGACTTCGGCCCCGACTCCATCTGCGAGGACGCCCACCTCGCCCTGGTCTTCTCCAGCCGGTACAAGGGCCGCAGCGACTGGTTCTCCGGCCGCAGTTACGGCGCCTCGCCCTCCAACATGCGGGACTTCCTCAAGCAGCGCGAGCGGTGGTCCTGGGGCCTGGTCGGCCTCGCCTTCAACAAGACGCTGCCGCGCCACTCCCGCGCCCTGCTGATGTACAGCGTGACCACGTGGGTCATCGGCCCCTTCCAGCACGTCGCCGTGGTCCTCGCGGCCGGCGCGCTGATGGGCGACATCAACACCTCGCCCGTCAGCCCCTGGATCCTGCCGCTGTGGGCCATCACCATGGGCTACGCCGTGTGGATGTACTGGGAGGGGCTGAAGATCAACGCCTCCGTGTCGGCCAACGGCCGCCGCCTGTGGTGGGAGCCGCCGGCCGTGCTCCTGCTCATGCCCTTCTTCGCCATCTGGGAGGCGTGCGGCTCGTTCAAGGGCCTGCTGCGCTACCTGCGCGGAACCGAGAACCAGTTCGTCGTCATCGCGAAGCCGGCCTGA
- a CDS encoding bifunctional FO biosynthesis protein CofGH — MTTPSDAPTENAMRRALRRARDGVALDATEAAVLLQARGEALRDLAASAARVRDSGLAAAGRPGVITYSRKVFIPLTRLCRDKCHYCTFVTVPGKLRKSGHGMYLSPDEVLDIARQGAAMGCKEALFTLGDRPEDRWPEAREWLDAHGYDDTLAYVRAMAIRVLEGTGLLPHLNPGVMSWSELQRLKPVAPSMGMMLETTATRLWSEPGGPHHGSPDKDPAVRLRVLEDAGRSNVPFTTGVLIGIGESCEERAEAFFELRRIQRAYHGIQEVIVQNFRAKPDTAMRGMPDAELEELAAAIAVARHILGPSARIQAPPNLVDAEYALLIGAGIDDWGGVSPLTPDHVNPERPWPHIEELAERTAAAGFELRERLTIYPEFLQRGEPWLDPRLLPHVRALVDGGTGLADESAKVEGRPWQEPDEGFAAYGRTDLHATIDTEGRTGDRRDDFDEVYGDWEALREAAAPGMVAERIDTDVRGALAQAADDPTKLTDAQALALLHADGPALDALCRIADDLRKSVVGDDVTYIVTRNINFTNVCYTGCRFCAFAQRRTDADAYTLSLDQVADRAAQAWDVGAVEVCMQGGIHPDLPGTAYFDIARAVKQRVPGMHVHAFSPMEVVNGATRTGMSVRDWLTAAKEAGLDSIPGTAAEILDDEVRWILTKGKLPTADWIDVVTTAHELGIRSSSTMMYGHVDQPRHWLGHFRTLARIQERTGGFTEFVTLPFIHTNAPVYLAGISRPGPTVRDNRAVTAMARILLHPHIPNIQTSWVKLGAEGAAEMLRSGANDLGGTLMEETISRMAGSSYGSYKSVQDLIAVAEAAGRPAKARTTLYGEVSQERQDAARASDGHLPELLPVLD, encoded by the coding sequence ATGACCACTCCGAGTGACGCTCCGACCGAAAACGCGATGCGCCGCGCGCTCCGGCGGGCGCGAGACGGCGTCGCGCTCGACGCGACCGAGGCGGCCGTGCTCCTCCAGGCGCGCGGCGAAGCCCTTCGCGACCTCGCCGCCTCCGCCGCACGGGTAAGGGACTCCGGGCTCGCCGCCGCAGGGCGGCCCGGAGTGATCACGTACTCGCGCAAGGTCTTCATTCCCCTCACCCGCCTGTGCCGCGACAAGTGTCACTACTGCACCTTCGTCACCGTCCCGGGCAAGCTCCGCAAGAGCGGCCACGGGATGTACCTCTCCCCCGACGAGGTCCTCGACATCGCCCGCCAGGGCGCCGCCATGGGCTGCAAGGAAGCCCTCTTCACCCTCGGCGACCGCCCCGAGGACCGCTGGCCCGAGGCCCGCGAATGGCTCGACGCGCACGGCTACGACGACACCCTCGCCTACGTGCGCGCCATGGCGATCCGGGTCCTGGAGGGGACCGGGCTGCTGCCGCACCTCAACCCCGGCGTCATGTCGTGGTCGGAGCTGCAGCGCCTGAAGCCGGTCGCGCCGAGCATGGGCATGATGCTGGAGACCACCGCCACCCGCCTGTGGTCCGAGCCCGGCGGCCCCCACCATGGCTCCCCCGACAAGGATCCGGCGGTGCGGCTGCGGGTGCTGGAGGACGCGGGCCGCTCCAACGTCCCCTTCACCACCGGCGTGCTGATCGGGATCGGCGAGTCCTGCGAGGAGCGGGCCGAGGCCTTCTTCGAGCTCCGGCGGATCCAGCGTGCCTACCACGGCATCCAGGAGGTCATCGTCCAGAACTTCCGCGCCAAGCCGGACACCGCCATGCGCGGCATGCCGGACGCGGAGCTGGAGGAGCTGGCCGCCGCCATCGCCGTCGCCCGCCACATCCTGGGCCCGAGCGCCCGGATCCAGGCCCCGCCGAACCTGGTGGACGCCGAGTACGCCCTGCTCATCGGGGCGGGCATCGACGACTGGGGCGGGGTCTCGCCGCTGACCCCCGACCACGTCAACCCCGAGCGTCCCTGGCCGCACATCGAGGAGCTGGCCGAGCGCACCGCCGCCGCCGGCTTCGAGCTGCGCGAACGCCTCACCATCTACCCGGAGTTCCTGCAGCGCGGCGAGCCCTGGCTGGACCCCCGCCTGCTGCCGCACGTACGGGCGCTGGTGGACGGCGGGACCGGGCTGGCGGACGAGTCCGCGAAGGTCGAGGGGCGGCCCTGGCAGGAGCCGGACGAGGGCTTCGCCGCGTACGGGCGCACCGATCTGCACGCCACCATCGACACCGAGGGCCGCACCGGCGACCGCCGCGACGACTTCGACGAGGTGTACGGCGACTGGGAGGCCCTGCGGGAGGCGGCGGCTCCGGGGATGGTGGCCGAGCGCATCGACACCGACGTACGGGGCGCCCTCGCGCAGGCCGCGGACGATCCGACGAAGCTGACCGACGCGCAGGCGCTCGCGCTGCTGCACGCGGACGGGCCGGCCCTGGACGCGCTGTGCCGGATCGCCGACGACCTGCGCAAGTCGGTCGTGGGCGACGACGTCACCTACATCGTCACGCGGAACATCAACTTCACCAACGTCTGCTACACCGGCTGCCGCTTCTGCGCCTTCGCGCAGCGGCGCACGGACGCCGACGCGTACACGCTGTCGCTGGACCAGGTCGCCGACCGGGCCGCCCAGGCGTGGGACGTCGGCGCGGTCGAGGTGTGCATGCAGGGCGGCATCCACCCGGACCTGCCCGGGACGGCGTACTTCGACATCGCGCGCGCGGTGAAGCAGCGGGTCCCCGGCATGCACGTGCACGCCTTCTCGCCGATGGAGGTCGTCAACGGCGCCACGCGTACGGGGATGTCCGTACGGGACTGGCTGACGGCGGCCAAGGAGGCCGGCCTGGACTCGATCCCGGGCACGGCGGCGGAGATCCTCGACGACGAGGTCCGCTGGATCCTGACCAAGGGCAAGCTGCCGACGGCGGACTGGATCGACGTGGTCACCACCGCGCACGAGCTCGGGATCCGCTCCTCGTCCACGATGATGTACGGGCACGTGGACCAGCCGCGGCACTGGCTCGGCCACTTCCGCACGCTGGCCCGGATCCAGGAACGGACGGGCGGCTTCACCGAGTTCGTGACGCTGCCGTTCATCCACACCAACGCGCCGGTGTACCTGGCGGGCATCTCCCGGCCCGGTCCGACGGTCCGCGACAACCGCGCGGTGACGGCGATGGCCCGGATCCTGCTCCACCCGCACATCCCCAACATCCAGACAAGCTGGGTGAAGCTGGGCGCGGAGGGCGCGGCCGAGATGCTCCGGTCCGGGGCGAACGACCTCGGCGGGACGCTGATGGAGGAGACCATCTCCCGGATGGCGGGGTCGAGTTACGGCTCGTACAAGTCGGTGCAGGACCTGATCGCCGTCGCCGAGGCGGCCGGGCGGCCGGCGAAGGCCCGTACGACGCTGTACGGGGAGGTGTCGCAGGAGCGGCAGGACGCGGCCCGCGCCTCGGACGGTCACCTGCCGGAGCTGCTTCCCGTACTGGACTGA
- a CDS encoding glycoside hydrolase family 113, translated as MRPSPYVRSTSRVAGLVAVVALALSSCGLLDDPAAAPGTEGSGSSRASAPASAPASVPQVTKPWKEGDPELGVQVLWYADPAEKDSTVRTKARKIVDYVVGRDMNSVSVSFPFVTKGVTSSKVEAGPITPSTAHLAILLDEAAASGLRLTVRPLLDEQTIMAQDRLAWRGKIKPADPAAWFASYQQFLKPYLELSAQHKVKTFVIGTELSSLENDARWKGVIDTAQQSFPGEITYAVNWDMYVERDLTMPVKAAGVDAYFPLKELKDDAPVSAIVDGWQKWLDKKKGPAGPGKVLLYEVGAPAENGAYGHPGAWAGKTAPLNLQVQKNWFDAVCQVARARGMSGLYWWKLDFHQDPAAFDAQADSHDSFLGRPAEESVTTCFRQWSGLN; from the coding sequence ATGCGCCCTTCCCCGTACGTCCGCTCCACGTCCCGCGTCGCCGGTCTCGTCGCCGTCGTCGCCCTGGCCCTCTCCTCCTGCGGACTCCTCGACGACCCGGCGGCCGCGCCCGGGACCGAGGGCTCCGGCTCCTCCCGGGCCTCCGCACCGGCGTCCGCGCCCGCCTCCGTGCCGCAGGTCACCAAGCCGTGGAAGGAGGGCGATCCGGAACTGGGCGTCCAGGTCCTCTGGTACGCGGATCCGGCCGAGAAGGACAGCACCGTGCGGACGAAGGCCCGCAAGATCGTCGACTACGTCGTCGGCCGGGACATGAACTCCGTCTCGGTGTCCTTCCCCTTCGTCACCAAGGGCGTCACGTCCAGCAAGGTCGAGGCCGGACCGATCACACCGAGCACCGCCCACCTGGCCATCCTGCTCGACGAGGCCGCGGCCAGCGGGCTGCGCCTGACCGTGCGTCCGCTGCTCGACGAGCAGACGATCATGGCGCAGGACCGGCTCGCCTGGCGCGGCAAGATCAAGCCCGCCGACCCGGCCGCATGGTTCGCCTCGTACCAGCAGTTCCTCAAGCCGTACCTGGAGCTCTCGGCCCAGCACAAGGTGAAGACCTTCGTGATCGGGACGGAGCTCTCCTCCCTGGAGAACGACGCCCGCTGGAAGGGCGTCATCGACACCGCGCAGCAGTCCTTCCCCGGTGAGATCACCTACGCGGTCAACTGGGACATGTACGTCGAGCGCGACCTCACGATGCCGGTCAAGGCCGCCGGCGTGGACGCGTACTTCCCGCTCAAGGAGCTCAAGGACGACGCGCCGGTCAGCGCGATCGTCGACGGCTGGCAGAAGTGGCTCGACAAGAAGAAGGGCCCGGCGGGGCCCGGCAAGGTCCTGCTGTACGAGGTCGGCGCACCGGCCGAGAACGGCGCCTACGGGCATCCCGGCGCCTGGGCGGGCAAGACCGCTCCCCTCAACCTCCAGGTCCAGAAGAACTGGTTCGACGCCGTCTGCCAGGTGGCCCGCGCCCGCGGCATGTCCGGCCTGTACTGGTGGAAGCTCGACTTCCACCAGGACCCGGCCGCGTTCGACGCGCAGGCGGACTCCCACGACTCCTTCCTGGGCCGGCCGGCCGAGGAATCCGTCACCACCTGCTTCCGGCAGTGGTCGGGCCTCAACTGA
- a CDS encoding acyltransferase family protein — MQRPSDDRAVDETFQLRVVQQPHPYADNEWTRHQAPRPPAAEWFDDQYAEPVTAPASVPVTASVPVTVAAPVAASAPAPAAATAPLPATARRFAAVDGLRGIAIISILLYHTSWFANGLFGVDAFFVLSGFLVTLLLVREVEHSGRIRLFRFYKRRFKRLIPGLLVVLTAVVALTYLLGTLREAKTVSQQAVTSLFQYANWAQLANGSAYWEGNGTIDPLAAMWSLSVTEQFYVVWPLVLAALLFVCRRRIAAVTVFVVLLFAASAAVAPLLFTGTNTDALYLSTHSRAVAFMAGAAAACIVHLVHRRAAQRDHAPETAGTSGAAAPSGGALTTLLTATGILALVAVIVLSVLVDSYHKPWLYQGGLAVVAALIALLASVLCTDRGPLVKLLSGKIITEIGQLSYSIYLLHLPIYWLLQKGQPDIKPWALLIVGGGLTWFLSLLLHYVVTERLRLRDWQPLRAVPVLAVTCLAVTAGAYYLPAVTEQGMRPDGKPLVVTAGDSLANDLATALSGHGKGFAVIDGGIAGCGLMGADRVKDRQNLVVENSDECRRSVETWAGLLREHQPQSVVVHVGWDATLQDIKGDGVWMSPCDAGFRSRYTERLKAAVDQWREAGPEVSILLMNERTGTGATTPEWARCFNAVVGQYVARANLPQLKLVDFAGYLCPDGGPCREKTPRGKRMYPKGDDVHLTPDGMAYVAPWLEGELRKAGGGQAKSP, encoded by the coding sequence ATGCAGCGGCCCTCTGACGACCGCGCGGTGGACGAAACGTTCCAGCTGCGCGTGGTGCAGCAGCCGCACCCCTACGCCGACAACGAGTGGACCCGCCACCAGGCCCCGCGGCCCCCGGCCGCGGAATGGTTCGACGACCAGTACGCCGAGCCCGTGACGGCCCCCGCCTCCGTACCGGTCACCGCCTCCGTACCGGTCACCGTCGCCGCACCCGTCGCCGCATCCGCGCCCGCGCCCGCTGCCGCCACCGCTCCCCTTCCCGCCACCGCCCGTCGCTTCGCCGCGGTCGACGGACTGCGCGGCATCGCGATCATCTCCATCCTGCTGTACCACACGAGCTGGTTCGCCAACGGACTCTTCGGCGTCGACGCCTTCTTCGTCCTCTCCGGCTTCCTGGTCACCCTGCTCCTCGTCCGCGAGGTGGAGCACTCCGGCCGCATCCGCCTCTTCCGCTTCTACAAGCGGCGTTTCAAGCGCCTGATCCCCGGCCTCCTGGTGGTCCTCACCGCCGTGGTCGCGCTGACCTACCTGCTGGGCACCCTGCGCGAGGCGAAGACCGTCTCCCAGCAGGCCGTCACCTCCCTGTTCCAGTACGCCAACTGGGCCCAGCTCGCGAACGGCAGTGCCTACTGGGAGGGCAACGGCACGATCGACCCGCTCGCCGCCATGTGGTCGTTGAGCGTCACCGAGCAGTTCTACGTCGTCTGGCCGCTCGTGCTGGCCGCCCTCCTCTTCGTCTGCCGCCGCCGCATCGCGGCCGTGACCGTCTTCGTGGTCCTGCTCTTCGCCGCCTCCGCGGCCGTCGCCCCCCTGCTCTTCACCGGGACGAACACCGACGCGCTGTACCTGAGCACCCACTCACGGGCCGTCGCCTTCATGGCGGGCGCCGCCGCCGCGTGCATCGTCCACCTCGTCCACCGCAGGGCCGCGCAGCGCGACCACGCCCCGGAGACGGCCGGTACGTCCGGTGCGGCCGCGCCGTCCGGCGGCGCACTCACCACGCTCCTGACCGCGACCGGAATCCTCGCCCTCGTCGCCGTCATCGTCCTGAGCGTCCTGGTCGACAGCTACCACAAGCCCTGGCTGTACCAGGGCGGACTGGCCGTCGTCGCCGCCCTGATCGCCCTGCTCGCGAGCGTGCTCTGCACGGACCGGGGCCCCCTGGTCAAGCTGCTCTCCGGGAAGATCATCACCGAGATCGGCCAGCTCTCGTACAGCATCTACCTGCTGCACCTGCCGATCTACTGGCTGCTCCAGAAAGGCCAGCCCGACATCAAGCCCTGGGCCCTGCTGATCGTGGGCGGCGGCCTGACCTGGTTCCTCTCGCTGCTGCTCCACTACGTCGTCACCGAACGCCTGCGGCTGCGCGACTGGCAGCCGCTGCGCGCGGTCCCGGTCCTCGCCGTCACCTGCCTCGCCGTCACCGCCGGCGCGTACTACCTGCCGGCCGTCACCGAGCAGGGCATGCGGCCCGACGGCAAGCCGCTCGTCGTCACGGCCGGCGACTCGCTCGCCAACGACCTCGCCACCGCGCTGAGCGGGCACGGAAAGGGCTTCGCGGTCATCGACGGCGGCATCGCCGGCTGCGGCCTGATGGGCGCGGACCGGGTCAAGGACCGCCAGAACCTCGTCGTCGAGAACTCCGACGAGTGCCGCAGGTCCGTCGAGACCTGGGCCGGCCTGCTCAGGGAGCACCAGCCGCAGAGCGTGGTCGTCCACGTCGGCTGGGACGCGACCCTGCAGGACATCAAGGGCGACGGGGTGTGGATGTCCCCCTGCGACGCGGGCTTCCGCAGCCGCTACACAGAACGCCTCAAGGCCGCGGTGGACCAGTGGCGCGAGGCGGGTCCGGAGGTGTCGATCCTGCTGATGAACGAGCGCACCGGAACCGGCGCCACCACCCCCGAGTGGGCGCGCTGCTTCAACGCCGTCGTCGGCCAGTACGTCGCCCGGGCCAACCTGCCGCAGCTCAAGCTGGTGGACTTCGCCGGGTACCTGTGCCCCGACGGCGGCCCGTGCCGGGAGAAGACGCCGCGCGGCAAGCGCATGTACCCGAAGGGCGACGACGTCCACCTGACGCCGGACGGCATGGCGTACGTCGCCCCGTGGCTGGAAGGGGAGCTGCGCAAGGCGGGCGGCGGGCAGGCGAAGTCGCCCTGA
- a CDS encoding tyrosine-protein phosphatase — MKKALLAATAVAAALTASLVVAPAATASGLDHLPWAGHRGDRSAIPFTEATVTAGADGSFTLRWKARGTKRVEIKANGKVVAKGGAEGRAVVTGLPAADRQWFDFKPERGGSLRLADRLVKLDGAVNFRDAGGYRTTTGQWVKMGEIYRSDALNKLTANDLAKLERLRVKTVFDLRMEDERTKDADKVPAGAAYVVADVFAGSGSFQTLPKTPDEAVKAMVDAEKAMVSGGGGKKAYTQVFDGIRNDHRRSVLFHCTAGKDRTGWANASLLTALGVPDETVMADYLASNDYRRAANDAILSHLPAQQAAVYKPLLDVRPEYLNSGYDEAKAKYGSFDRYLKDGLGIDARELKQLKKDLLVG, encoded by the coding sequence ATGAAGAAGGCTCTCCTCGCCGCGACCGCCGTCGCCGCCGCACTCACCGCTTCCCTGGTCGTGGCCCCCGCCGCCACCGCCTCCGGCCTGGACCACCTCCCGTGGGCCGGTCACCGGGGCGACCGCTCCGCCATCCCGTTCACCGAGGCCACCGTCACCGCCGGCGCCGACGGTTCCTTCACCCTGCGGTGGAAGGCCCGGGGCACCAAGCGGGTGGAGATCAAGGCGAACGGCAAGGTCGTCGCCAAGGGCGGCGCCGAAGGCCGGGCCGTGGTCACGGGACTGCCCGCCGCCGACCGCCAGTGGTTCGACTTCAAGCCGGAGCGCGGCGGGAGCCTGCGCCTCGCCGACCGCCTGGTCAAGCTGGACGGCGCCGTCAACTTCCGCGACGCAGGCGGCTACCGCACCACCACCGGCCAGTGGGTCAAGATGGGCGAGATCTACCGCTCCGACGCCCTGAACAAGCTGACCGCGAACGACCTGGCCAAGCTGGAGCGCCTGCGCGTCAAGACCGTCTTCGACCTGAGGATGGAGGACGAGCGCACCAAGGACGCTGACAAGGTCCCGGCCGGCGCCGCCTACGTCGTCGCCGACGTCTTCGCCGGCTCCGGCTCCTTCCAGACCCTGCCGAAGACCCCCGACGAGGCGGTCAAGGCCATGGTCGACGCCGAGAAGGCCATGGTCAGCGGCGGCGGCGGCAAGAAGGCGTACACCCAGGTCTTCGACGGGATACGCAATGACCACCGCCGCTCCGTCCTCTTCCACTGCACCGCCGGCAAGGACCGCACCGGCTGGGCCAACGCCTCCCTGCTGACCGCCCTCGGCGTCCCGGACGAGACCGTCATGGCCGACTACCTGGCCAGCAACGACTACCGCAGGGCCGCCAACGACGCGATCCTCTCCCACCTGCCCGCCCAGCAGGCCGCCGTCTACAAGCCGCTGCTCGACGTGCGCCCCGAGTACCTGAACTCCGGCTACGACGAGGCCAAGGCGAAGTACGGCTCCTTCGACCGCTACCTGAAGGACGGCCTCGGCATCGACGCCCGCGAGCTGAAGCAGCTCAAGAAGGACCTGCTCGTCGGCTGA
- a CDS encoding NDP-sugar synthase → MNEAILLVGGKGTRLQPLTLSRPKPMVSVAGVPFLAHLVARARAAGIERLVMATSYLPETFRAYFGDGSAFGLRLEYVTETDPLGTGGAIRNAARLLTGGPDSPVAVLNGDILSGTDISLLVERHRAADADVTLHLTRVDDPRAYGLVPTGPDGRVLRFLEKPTTAADIVTDQINAGCYVFRRSVIDAIPAGRPVSVERETFPALLASNARVLGITDDAYWLDLGTPEALVRGSADLVLGRVASPALPGPCGEALLLEGARVAPGATVAGGSTIGPGATVHAGAHVSGSILLDGAVVEAGAVVRDSVIGAGAVIGAGTVLDCAVIGDRARVGSGNELRTGLRLWNGAVLAPDSVRFSPDPRTSIPAQSGVQHAAAL, encoded by the coding sequence ATGAACGAAGCGATCCTCCTGGTCGGCGGCAAGGGCACCCGGCTGCAGCCGCTCACCCTGAGCAGGCCGAAGCCGATGGTGTCCGTGGCCGGCGTCCCGTTCCTCGCCCATCTCGTCGCCCGGGCCCGCGCGGCCGGCATCGAGCGCCTCGTCATGGCCACCTCCTACCTCCCCGAGACCTTCCGCGCGTACTTCGGCGACGGCTCCGCCTTCGGCCTGCGCCTCGAATACGTCACCGAGACCGACCCGCTGGGCACCGGCGGCGCGATCCGCAACGCGGCGCGGCTGCTCACCGGCGGCCCCGACAGCCCGGTGGCCGTGCTCAACGGCGACATCCTGAGCGGCACGGACATCTCCCTGCTCGTCGAGCGGCACCGCGCGGCGGACGCCGACGTGACCCTGCACCTCACCCGCGTGGACGACCCGCGCGCCTACGGCCTGGTCCCGACCGGTCCCGACGGCCGGGTCCTGCGGTTCCTGGAGAAGCCCACCACCGCGGCCGACATCGTCACCGACCAGATCAACGCCGGCTGCTACGTCTTCCGCCGCTCCGTCATCGACGCCATCCCCGCCGGACGGCCCGTCTCCGTCGAACGCGAGACGTTCCCCGCCCTGCTGGCCTCGAACGCCCGGGTCCTGGGGATCACCGACGACGCGTACTGGCTGGACCTGGGCACGCCGGAGGCCCTCGTACGCGGCTCCGCCGACCTCGTCCTCGGCCGGGTCGCCTCGCCCGCCCTGCCCGGACCCTGCGGTGAGGCACTGCTGCTCGAAGGCGCCCGGGTCGCCCCCGGCGCGACGGTGGCCGGCGGCAGCACCATCGGCCCGGGCGCCACCGTGCACGCCGGCGCCCACGTCAGCGGGAGCATCCTGCTCGACGGCGCGGTCGTGGAGGCCGGGGCCGTCGTGCGCGACAGCGTCATCGGGGCCGGAGCCGTCATCGGCGCGGGCACGGTGCTGGACTGCGCGGTCATCGGCGACCGTGCCCGGGTCGGCAGCGGCAACGAGCTGCGGACCGGCCTGCGCCTGTGGAACGGCGCCGTCCTCGCCCCGGACTCGGTCCGCTTCTCGCCGGACCCGCGTACATCGATCCCCGCCCAGAGCGGAGTGCAGCATGCAGCGGCCCTCTGA
- a CDS encoding ADP-ribosylglycohydrolase family protein — MDEVIGANDTMGGAGGPGTGGGAPAEPAGAADLAGRTGPTAPAPAAGPAPTAGPAATAAAAAAATAASAAPTATPTGGHRTLGRSVITGLWGRAEQQDFRSRVRGALLGSALGDALGAPLAGLSLDAIRAAHGPEGPTGPAPAHGRRGGVTAATQLTLFTVDGLIRAHVRRDTGAWHPPTDLHRAYRRWAATQHDWGPDERRKDNGWLAQEEWLYARRGPERACLTGFADDVLGTLEQPKNPTARDAAAASRSAPFGLLVGWEPALVLQLTVECAAQSHGHPAASFSAGALAVIVHGLTRGDSLDSAVQRTLGMLGARPGHQPVTDALQRALAAVTQGQPGAEAVEALAPSGGDAEHVLAVAVYCALVAEDISHGLRLAVNHGGDSAAAGALCGALLGALHGETALPAAWLAELEGRATLLEISDDFALEMTQGPTLHSPARSAPGWLTRYPPL, encoded by the coding sequence GTGGACGAAGTGATCGGTGCGAACGACACGATGGGCGGAGCGGGCGGCCCCGGCACGGGCGGCGGCGCGCCCGCGGAACCGGCGGGCGCCGCGGACCTTGCGGGCCGCACCGGACCCACGGCACCCGCACCCGCGGCGGGACCCGCACCAACGGCCGGACCCGCGGCCACAGCCGCAGCGGCAGCCGCCGCGACAGCGGCATCCGCAGCCCCCACCGCCACCCCCACCGGCGGGCACCGCACCCTCGGCCGGAGCGTCATCACCGGCCTCTGGGGCCGCGCCGAGCAGCAGGACTTCCGCAGCCGCGTCCGCGGGGCCCTCCTCGGCTCCGCCCTCGGCGACGCACTCGGCGCCCCCCTGGCCGGCCTCTCCCTCGACGCCATCCGGGCGGCCCACGGCCCGGAGGGTCCGACCGGGCCCGCGCCCGCCCACGGCCGCCGCGGCGGGGTCACCGCGGCCACCCAGCTCACCCTTTTCACCGTGGACGGGCTGATACGGGCCCACGTACGCCGGGACACCGGAGCCTGGCACCCGCCCACCGACCTCCACCGCGCATACCGGCGCTGGGCCGCCACCCAGCACGACTGGGGCCCGGACGAGCGCCGCAAGGACAACGGCTGGCTCGCGCAGGAGGAGTGGCTCTACGCCCGCCGCGGTCCCGAGCGCGCCTGTCTGACCGGCTTCGCCGACGACGTGCTCGGCACCCTGGAGCAGCCGAAGAACCCCACCGCGCGCGACGCGGCCGCCGCCTCCCGCTCGGCCCCCTTCGGGCTGCTGGTCGGCTGGGAGCCCGCGCTGGTCCTCCAGCTCACCGTCGAATGCGCCGCGCAGAGCCACGGCCACCCCGCCGCCTCGTTCTCGGCCGGCGCCCTGGCGGTCATCGTCCACGGCCTGACCCGCGGCGACTCCCTCGACTCCGCCGTCCAGCGCACCCTGGGCATGCTGGGCGCGCGCCCCGGCCACCAGCCCGTCACCGACGCCCTCCAGCGCGCCCTGGCCGCGGTCACCCAGGGCCAGCCCGGCGCCGAGGCCGTCGAGGCCCTCGCCCCGAGCGGGGGTGATGCCGAACACGTCCTCGCCGTCGCCGTCTACTGCGCCCTGGTCGCGGAGGACATTTCGCACGGCCTGCGCCTCGCCGTCAACCACGGCGGCGACTCCGCCGCCGCGGGCGCCCTGTGCGGGGCGCTGCTCGGCGCCCTCCACGGCGAGACCGCCCTCCCGGCCGCCTGGCTCGCCGAACTCGAAGGCCGGGCCACGCTGCTGGAGATCTCCGACGACTTCGCCCTGGAGATGACCCAGGGGCCGACCCTCCACAGCCCCGCCCGTTCCGCCCCCGGCTGGCTCACGAGATATCCCCCGCTTTAG